A genomic window from Rhizobium sp. EC-SD404 includes:
- a CDS encoding class I SAM-dependent methyltransferase, protein MSGRPPRKTPLADKIVRLIETGGPLSVSDYFHICLSDPQHGYYMTREPFGASGDFITAPEVTQLFGEMIAIFLLGGWQAAGMPRPVRLVELGPGRGTLMKDMLRTIRKVLGADMAGWSAHLVETSPRLRTIQAETLQDYSDLCSWHERLEDLPRGHLLLAANELFDALPIRQFVKSGSAFREKVIGLDAAGDLTFGIGPAVIEASALPHDWENQPEGTVFEASPIREAFMEALATKLRAEGGLAAVIDYGHRVPGFGDTLQAMRNHGFDDPLAHPGEADLTSHVDFASLGAAAHGSGAHVLGLTCQSDFLLGLGLIDRAGRLGADKDRETQKAIEVAVERIAGTGPGRMGELFKVLAISGQPMDFAPFARIGEPASKRR, encoded by the coding sequence ATGAGCGGGCGCCCACCGCGCAAGACGCCTCTTGCAGACAAGATCGTCCGCCTGATCGAAACGGGCGGACCGCTGAGCGTCTCCGACTATTTCCACATCTGCCTGTCCGATCCTCAACACGGCTACTACATGACGCGCGAGCCGTTCGGCGCATCCGGCGATTTCATCACCGCGCCGGAAGTCACCCAACTGTTCGGGGAGATGATCGCGATCTTCCTGCTCGGCGGCTGGCAGGCTGCCGGGATGCCGAGACCCGTGCGCCTGGTGGAACTGGGACCGGGCCGCGGCACGCTGATGAAGGACATGCTCCGCACGATCCGCAAGGTGCTGGGCGCCGACATGGCCGGCTGGAGCGCTCACCTGGTGGAGACGAGTCCTCGCCTGCGCACCATCCAGGCCGAGACGCTACAGGACTATTCCGATCTCTGCTCATGGCACGAGCGCTTGGAGGATCTGCCGCGAGGACACCTGCTGCTTGCCGCCAATGAGCTCTTTGACGCGCTCCCCATCCGGCAATTCGTGAAATCCGGATCGGCGTTCCGCGAGAAGGTAATAGGCCTCGACGCCGCGGGCGATTTGACGTTCGGCATCGGACCGGCCGTCATCGAGGCAAGCGCCCTTCCCCATGACTGGGAAAACCAGCCCGAGGGAACCGTGTTCGAAGCCTCCCCCATCCGTGAAGCGTTCATGGAAGCGCTTGCGACGAAGCTCCGCGCTGAAGGCGGGCTGGCGGCCGTGATCGACTATGGCCACCGCGTGCCGGGCTTCGGCGACACGCTCCAGGCCATGCGCAACCACGGCTTCGACGACCCGCTTGCGCATCCCGGAGAAGCCGACCTGACCAGCCATGTGGATTTCGCGAGCCTCGGCGCGGCCGCGCACGGCTCGGGCGCCCACGTGCTTGGCCTGACCTGCCAGAGCGACTTTCTCCTCGGCCTCGGCCTGATCGATCGCGCCGGACGCCTTGGCGCGGACAAGGACCGCGAAACGCAAAAGGCGATCGAAGTCGCGGTCGAACGCATCGCGGGAACGGGCCCTGGGCGGATGGGCGAATTGTTCAAGGTGCTTGCCATCTCCGGCCAGCCGATGGACTTCGCCCCCTTTGCGCGCATCGGTGAACCGGCGAGCAAGCGCCGTTGA
- the pgeF gene encoding peptidoglycan editing factor PgeF — protein MLASSPPQPIESDLIAQATSGTPIRHGFFTRHGGVSQGIYQGLNVGLGSNDERAAVIENRVRVCSHFSRSIEDLATPHQIHSPDVVVATGSFGDERPKADAVVTNIPGVVIGVLTADCGPILFCDPEAGVVGAAHAGWRGALGGVLENTIAAMEELGASRTAIRASLGPSISVRNYEVGPEFVERFTESDPDNQRFFADADRVGHAMFDLPSYTLSRLKQAGVAAEWTGHCTYEDESAFFSFRRTTHRGEPDYGRQIAAIAITE, from the coding sequence ATGCTTGCCAGTTCACCACCCCAGCCGATCGAGAGCGACCTGATCGCGCAAGCGACGAGCGGAACCCCTATCCGCCATGGGTTTTTCACCCGTCACGGAGGCGTTTCTCAAGGGATCTACCAGGGCCTGAATGTGGGACTCGGCTCCAATGACGAACGGGCGGCGGTCATCGAGAATCGCGTGCGCGTCTGCAGCCATTTCAGCCGGTCGATCGAGGATCTTGCCACGCCGCATCAGATCCATTCGCCGGATGTCGTTGTCGCAACCGGTTCGTTCGGCGACGAACGCCCCAAGGCGGACGCCGTCGTCACCAATATCCCCGGCGTCGTCATCGGCGTTCTGACGGCCGATTGCGGGCCCATCCTGTTCTGCGATCCGGAAGCAGGGGTCGTCGGTGCCGCCCATGCGGGCTGGCGCGGCGCCTTGGGCGGCGTGCTGGAAAACACCATCGCCGCCATGGAGGAGCTCGGCGCCAGCCGCACCGCGATCCGGGCCAGTCTTGGCCCGTCCATCAGTGTACGCAATTACGAGGTCGGCCCGGAGTTCGTGGAGCGCTTCACCGAGTCCGATCCGGACAACCAGCGCTTTTTTGCCGATGCCGATCGTGTCGGGCATGCCATGTTCGATCTGCCCTCCTACACGCTGTCGCGGCTGAAACAGGCCGGCGTTGCAGCCGAATGGACCGGCCACTGCACCTATGAAGACGAGTCTGCCTTCTTCTCCTTCAGGCGGACCACGCATCGCGGCGAGCCGGACTACGGTCGGCAGATCGCAGCGATTGCAATCACGGAGTAA
- the lgt gene encoding prolipoprotein diacylglyceryl transferase — protein MDYLLTPLAVLPFPTIDPVIVQLGPIAVRWYGLAYVAGIILGWFYARRLVANDRLWPTGRAPMTLTDLDDFLLWAAVGIVAGGRIGYVLFYDFASFLANPLSIFAVWTGGMSFHGGFLGTTIAIILFARSRQIPVWTLLDTVAAVVPIGLLFGRLANFINSELWGRPTDVPWAFVFPTGGPEPRHPSQLYEAALEGIVLFLVIWLLIHFGRKLKQPGFIAGTFVAGYAASRIFVEFFREPDAHIGYLSGGWLTMGMLLSLPMLAAGLWAMATAGGRKVVSTSGSPS, from the coding sequence TTGGACTATCTCCTGACACCGCTTGCGGTCCTTCCCTTCCCGACGATCGATCCCGTCATCGTGCAACTCGGCCCCATTGCCGTTCGCTGGTACGGACTGGCCTATGTGGCCGGCATCATCCTCGGCTGGTTCTATGCCCGCAGGCTCGTCGCAAACGATCGTCTGTGGCCGACGGGCCGCGCGCCCATGACACTGACGGACCTCGACGATTTCCTGCTTTGGGCAGCGGTCGGCATCGTCGCCGGTGGCCGCATCGGCTACGTGCTGTTCTACGATTTCGCCAGTTTCCTGGCGAACCCTCTGTCGATCTTCGCCGTTTGGACCGGGGGCATGTCGTTCCATGGCGGCTTCCTCGGGACAACGATAGCGATCATCCTCTTTGCGCGATCGCGCCAGATCCCCGTCTGGACGCTCCTCGACACTGTGGCAGCGGTCGTTCCGATCGGCCTTCTCTTCGGACGTCTCGCGAACTTCATCAATTCTGAGCTCTGGGGACGTCCGACGGACGTGCCGTGGGCATTCGTCTTCCCGACCGGTGGTCCGGAGCCGCGACATCCGAGCCAGCTCTACGAAGCGGCGCTCGAAGGCATCGTGCTCTTTCTCGTGATCTGGCTGCTGATCCATTTCGGCCGGAAATTGAAGCAGCCGGGCTTCATTGCCGGCACCTTTGTGGCGGGCTACGCAGCCTCGCGCATCTTCGTGGAGTTCTTCCGCGAGCCGGATGCCCATATCGGCTACCTCTCGGGCGGCTGGCTCACCATGGGCATGCTCCTGTCGCTGCCGATGCTCGCCGCTGGCCTGTGGGCCATGGCCACCGCCGGTGGCCGCAAAGTGGTGTCGACAAGCGGCTCTCCATCCTGA
- a CDS encoding accessory factor UbiK family protein produces MASGSNRILDEFAKLMTDAAGTAQSVRQEFETAFRSQAERVMNTMDVVKREEFEAVRDMAIKARDENERLLKRIEALEGRAPTSTADKIG; encoded by the coding sequence ATGGCCTCCGGATCAAACCGAATCCTCGACGAATTCGCCAAGCTGATGACCGACGCCGCTGGCACGGCGCAGAGCGTTCGGCAGGAATTCGAAACTGCCTTTCGCAGCCAGGCCGAGCGCGTCATGAACACCATGGACGTCGTCAAGCGCGAGGAATTCGAGGCCGTCCGCGATATGGCGATCAAGGCGCGCGACGAGAACGAACGTCTTCTGAAACGCATCGAAGCCCTCGAAGGCAGGGCCCCAACGAGCACCGCCGACAAGATCGGCTGA